One window of Halosolutus amylolyticus genomic DNA carries:
- a CDS encoding NAD-dependent epimerase/dehydratase family protein, with amino-acid sequence MGTHAPERLCNRTVLVTGGAGFVGSHLVEALAPDNEVRVLDDFSTGSREHLPDDVTVIEGDVRDPIALQEAARGVDVIFHQAAVVSVSRTVDEPRRSNRTNLDAGLLVLEQARQEDARVVFASSAAVYGHPSELPVPETAPTEPTSPYGVQKLAIDQYARLYEDLYDLPTVALRYFNVYGPRQRGPYSGVISTFLEQARADEPITIEGDGEQTRDFVHVSDVVMANLRAATTDEVGAAYNVGTGDRVSIEDLAKTIRDVTNSSSPIVHKDPRAGDIRHSGADLTRATRELGFEPRVSLESGLRSLADGTSIAPIVDGTADQNAEHTSYS; translated from the coding sequence ATGGGAACACACGCGCCCGAACGGCTCTGCAACAGGACGGTACTGGTGACCGGCGGTGCAGGGTTCGTCGGGAGCCACCTCGTCGAGGCCCTGGCTCCGGACAACGAGGTTCGCGTTCTCGACGACTTCTCGACCGGATCGCGCGAGCACCTGCCCGACGACGTGACGGTGATCGAGGGCGACGTTCGCGACCCGATCGCGCTCCAGGAGGCCGCCCGCGGCGTCGACGTAATCTTCCACCAGGCTGCGGTCGTCAGCGTCTCCCGGACCGTCGACGAACCGCGCCGGTCGAACCGAACCAACCTCGACGCGGGCCTGCTGGTGCTAGAACAGGCCAGACAGGAAGACGCCAGGGTCGTCTTCGCCTCGAGCGCGGCCGTCTACGGCCATCCGTCGGAGTTACCGGTCCCGGAAACGGCCCCGACCGAGCCGACGTCGCCGTACGGCGTCCAGAAGCTGGCGATCGACCAGTACGCCCGGCTCTATGAAGATCTATACGATCTTCCGACCGTCGCGTTGCGGTACTTCAACGTCTACGGCCCCCGCCAGCGCGGTCCCTACAGCGGGGTGATCTCGACGTTTCTCGAGCAGGCGCGCGCGGACGAACCGATCACGATCGAGGGCGACGGCGAACAGACGCGCGACTTCGTCCACGTCAGCGACGTCGTCATGGCGAACCTGCGCGCGGCGACGACCGACGAGGTCGGAGCCGCGTACAACGTCGGCACCGGCGATCGGGTCTCGATCGAGGATCTGGCGAAGACGATCCGTGACGTGACCAACTCGTCGTCCCCGATCGTCCACAAGGACCCCCGGGCCGGCGACATCAGGCACAGCGGTGCCGACCTCACCAGGGCGACGCGGGAACTGGGGTTCGAACCCCGCGTGAGCCTCGAATCGGGGCTTCGATCGCTCGCCGACGGGACGTCCATCGCGCCGATCGTGGACGGGACGGCCGACCAGAACGCCGAACACACCAGTTACAGCTGA
- the allB gene encoding allantoinase AllB — protein sequence MTVDLVVRNCTVVTPAGRAPDAGVAVEDGRIAAVGRSDRLPEADRVLDADGAILVPGIVDCHIHNREPGLEYKEDWESATRAAAAGGVTTVVGMPNTDPVIDRPEHLELKYERGEESAHVDFQSYAVVTSENLDLIPNLDRAGVLGYKIFLGSTVGDVPPPNDGEILEAMERIRETGKRLGFHEENGEIIDHYTERFKTAGKNEPIDHSHSRPVIAEREAVERMVTFAEETGAKVHMFHVSSGSAAEAVARGKDRGVDVTAETTPHYLWFTEDVMREKGNPARIQPPIRDAAEREKLWDVGIDDGAIDCFATDHAPHTPEEKLVDDPFGNTWDAISGFVGLETEVPVMLTFVDQGRFTLEEWVRRHSTRPAQIWGMYPQKGSLQIGTDADFTIVDPDREWTLEDASELHSKNCVTPFEGESFVGDAIATVVRGEIVFEDGAVVGESGYGTRVAVDEA from the coding sequence ATGACCGTTGACCTCGTCGTGCGAAACTGTACCGTCGTGACGCCCGCGGGGCGGGCCCCCGATGCGGGCGTCGCTGTCGAGGACGGCCGGATTGCGGCCGTCGGCCGGTCCGATCGGCTTCCCGAGGCCGATCGGGTCCTCGACGCCGACGGCGCCATCCTCGTCCCCGGCATCGTCGACTGCCACATCCACAACCGCGAACCCGGCCTCGAGTACAAGGAAGACTGGGAGTCCGCGACCCGCGCCGCGGCGGCGGGCGGCGTGACGACCGTCGTCGGGATGCCAAACACCGATCCGGTGATCGATCGACCCGAACACCTCGAGTTGAAGTACGAGCGCGGTGAGGAGTCGGCCCACGTCGACTTCCAGAGCTACGCCGTCGTCACCTCTGAGAACCTCGATCTGATCCCGAACCTCGACCGGGCCGGCGTCCTCGGCTACAAGATTTTCCTCGGGTCGACGGTGGGGGACGTCCCGCCGCCGAACGACGGCGAGATCCTCGAGGCGATGGAACGGATCCGCGAGACGGGCAAGCGACTCGGCTTCCACGAGGAGAACGGGGAGATCATCGATCACTACACCGAACGGTTCAAAACGGCGGGGAAGAACGAGCCGATCGACCACTCCCACTCACGGCCGGTGATCGCCGAACGGGAGGCCGTCGAGCGAATGGTTACCTTCGCCGAGGAAACGGGCGCGAAGGTTCACATGTTCCACGTCTCGTCGGGATCGGCCGCCGAGGCCGTGGCCCGCGGGAAGGACCGCGGCGTGGACGTGACCGCCGAGACGACGCCCCACTACCTCTGGTTCACCGAGGACGTGATGCGCGAGAAGGGGAACCCGGCACGCATCCAGCCCCCCATCCGCGACGCCGCGGAACGGGAGAAACTGTGGGACGTGGGCATCGACGACGGCGCGATCGACTGTTTCGCGACCGACCACGCGCCGCACACCCCCGAGGAAAAGCTGGTGGACGATCCGTTCGGCAACACGTGGGACGCCATCTCGGGCTTCGTCGGCCTCGAGACCGAGGTGCCGGTGATGCTCACCTTCGTCGACCAGGGCCGATTCACGCTCGAGGAGTGGGTGCGACGCCACTCGACCCGCCCCGCACAGATCTGGGGGATGTACCCGCAGAAGGGGTCGCTCCAGATCGGCACCGACGCCGACTTCACGATCGTCGATCCCGATCGCGAGTGGACCCTCGAGGACGCGTCGGAACTCCATTCGAAGAACTGCGTGACGCCGTTCGAGGGCGAGTCGTTCGTCGGGGACGCGATCGCGACCGTCGTCCGCGGCGAGATCGTCTTCGAGGACGGTGCGGTCGTCGGCGAGTCGGGGTACGGGACTCGGGTCGCAGTAGACGAGGCGTAG
- a CDS encoding SipW-dependent-type signal peptide-containing protein produces the protein MSPVLVPYFRGLSLRLARRIVTRCGRVVGGSPRADCPLIRGWKPMTEQPNSNPVSRRNVLGALGAIGVGGALAGAGTSAFFSDKETFEGNELVAGELDLKLDWEEHYSDWSEDELKDVGDWSMEPGDGLFGFPSTAPTAEQSVFVENEQQFMKNTAIEAFPDQTKTTNVETAIEKDHYDAQRQDLDDEICDLKADLDYVLSHPYRTRGTFGGDPNPQTTKPGDPLINISDVKPGDFGELTLSFHLCGNPGYVWLTGNLVDANENGHTEPERKDPDEITDDDPDVDGEYVELLDEIRASFWYDTGIDGEYGADLDDKDLGEGSNIFATTGESLLPLSGSLRSVLRALENEMFLLDPKPVSNGEDKNGGNDGDTVRKVSGWIDEDTDGIDETIVTGTNDRFGGARNYQCADYEERLERFEPGNIVGSEVLNPDNAPIEPGMEYGGCTTITVDSVDPDDENGNITLSSDGPVIIVSVKGGPNGEQVYVFDEPVVLDGAEFTTPGDHGISNVDVCCLLDGDDGDNGHDNGKRRCFENSTTAYIGFEWWLPVDHANEIQGDSVAFDIGFYTEQCRHNDGSGMDREEKSDQPT, from the coding sequence GTGTCGCCCGTTCTGGTACCCTACTTCAGGGGACTCAGCCTTCGCTTGGCCCGAAGGATCGTGACGCGGTGTGGCCGCGTCGTGGGGGGATCACCTCGCGCTGACTGTCCCCTGATCAGGGGGTGGAAACCTATGACGGAACAACCAAATTCGAATCCGGTTTCGAGGCGAAACGTTCTGGGGGCACTCGGCGCGATCGGCGTCGGTGGCGCTCTCGCAGGTGCAGGTACGAGTGCGTTCTTCAGTGATAAAGAGACGTTCGAGGGCAACGAACTCGTTGCCGGCGAACTCGATCTCAAACTCGACTGGGAAGAACACTACAGTGACTGGAGCGAAGACGAACTGAAGGACGTCGGAGACTGGAGTATGGAGCCAGGTGATGGTCTCTTTGGCTTCCCTTCGACTGCGCCGACTGCGGAACAGTCCGTGTTCGTCGAGAACGAACAACAGTTCATGAAAAACACCGCCATCGAGGCATTTCCGGATCAAACAAAGACGACGAACGTTGAAACAGCGATCGAGAAAGATCACTACGACGCTCAGCGCCAGGATCTGGACGACGAAATCTGTGACCTGAAGGCAGATCTCGATTATGTGCTGAGCCATCCCTATCGAACGCGTGGGACCTTCGGCGGTGATCCGAACCCACAGACCACCAAGCCCGGGGATCCGCTCATCAACATCTCGGACGTGAAGCCGGGTGACTTCGGCGAGCTGACGCTGAGCTTCCACCTCTGTGGAAACCCAGGCTACGTCTGGCTGACCGGAAATCTCGTCGATGCGAACGAGAACGGGCATACCGAACCCGAGCGCAAAGACCCCGACGAAATTACCGACGACGACCCCGACGTCGACGGCGAGTACGTCGAACTCCTGGACGAGATCAGGGCGTCGTTCTGGTACGACACCGGGATCGATGGCGAGTACGGCGCTGACCTGGACGACAAGGACCTCGGGGAGGGAAGCAACATTTTTGCGACTACCGGCGAGTCACTCCTTCCGCTTAGCGGGTCGCTCCGAAGCGTCCTCAGGGCACTCGAAAACGAAATGTTCCTCCTCGATCCGAAGCCCGTCTCGAACGGTGAGGACAAAAACGGTGGCAACGATGGAGACACTGTCCGGAAGGTTTCAGGATGGATCGACGAAGATACCGACGGAATAGACGAGACCATCGTCACTGGTACCAACGATCGGTTCGGTGGTGCGAGAAACTACCAGTGCGCCGACTACGAGGAGCGCCTCGAGCGGTTCGAGCCCGGAAACATCGTCGGATCGGAGGTACTCAACCCGGACAATGCACCGATCGAACCCGGGATGGAATACGGTGGCTGTACCACGATTACTGTCGATTCCGTTGATCCCGATGACGAAAATGGGAATATCACCCTCTCGTCGGACGGGCCCGTTATCATCGTCAGTGTGAAGGGTGGACCCAACGGCGAGCAGGTCTACGTGTTCGACGAACCAGTCGTCCTCGATGGTGCGGAGTTTACGACTCCTGGTGATCACGGAATCAGTAACGTCGACGTGTGCTGTTTGCTCGACGGTGACGACGGTGATAACGGCCACGATAACGGTAAGCGGCGGTGCTTCGAGAATTCGACGACGGCGTATATCGGCTTCGAATGGTGGCTCCCGGTCGACCACGCCAACGAGATTCAGGGCGATTCCGTCGCGTTCGACATCGGCTTCTACACCGAACAGTGCCGTCACAACGACGGTTCAGGGATGGATCGTGAGGAGAAGTCTGATCAACCGACGTAA
- a CDS encoding signal peptidase I → MNRTTVWYAAAGTVLAALFVFVGLVTFPGLVGGDDVYIVTSDSMQPTIESGDVIITQEVDPDAIESGDVVTFQDGSGTDGGTLTHRVVEVREENGERYFRTKGDANEDPDEGYVPAEYAQGTLHVHVPYLGYLLLFARSSLGLFALVIAPGLFLVASGSWQLLREFGYAPTVDRVLEGILGPDGSDDDQPAIEGESIETPALESADDAPSDVAPEPGNARNDAATTEGDR, encoded by the coding sequence ATGAACCGGACGACCGTCTGGTACGCCGCCGCGGGGACCGTTCTCGCGGCCCTGTTCGTGTTCGTCGGGCTCGTTACGTTCCCGGGCCTCGTCGGCGGCGACGACGTCTACATCGTCACCTCCGACAGCATGCAGCCGACGATCGAATCGGGCGACGTCATCATCACGCAGGAGGTCGACCCCGACGCGATCGAGTCCGGCGACGTGGTCACGTTCCAGGACGGGAGCGGTACCGACGGCGGGACCCTCACGCATCGTGTCGTCGAGGTCCGCGAGGAGAACGGCGAGCGATACTTCCGAACGAAAGGTGACGCGAACGAGGACCCTGACGAGGGCTACGTCCCGGCCGAGTACGCCCAGGGGACGCTCCACGTCCACGTTCCGTACCTCGGCTACCTCCTGCTGTTCGCCCGATCGAGTCTCGGGCTCTTCGCGCTCGTGATCGCGCCCGGACTGTTCCTCGTCGCGTCCGGAAGCTGGCAACTGCTCCGGGAGTTCGGCTATGCGCCGACCGTCGATCGCGTTCTGGAGGGGATCCTCGGTCCGGACGGCAGCGACGACGACCAGCCCGCGATCGAGGGTGAGTCGATCGAGACCCCCGCACTGGAGTCGGCCGACGACGCTCCGAGCGACGTCGCTCCTGAGCCCGGAAACGCGCGGAACGATGCCGCGACGACGGAGGGCGACCGATGA
- a CDS encoding DUF7344 domain-containing protein, whose translation MKSASVSHLVGDSADDASTLSQEVAFEMLSCRRRRYVIHCLKQRGGAVELRDLVTQVAAWENEVAPEVVTYEQRMRVYTALRQSHLPKLDDGGIVTFEEHRGTIALTDAAAELEVYLDVVPHEDIPWSKYYAGLGILSLGFVGTLWIGLPPFSFVAPLGGALLVTLLFTISAAFHVRYDRRMRLGGDSEPPVAEVEP comes from the coding sequence ATGAAGTCGGCGAGCGTTTCACACCTCGTCGGCGATTCCGCGGACGACGCGTCCACGCTGTCACAGGAGGTCGCGTTCGAGATGTTGAGCTGTCGCCGGCGGCGATACGTCATTCACTGTCTCAAACAACGAGGCGGCGCGGTCGAACTCCGGGACCTCGTCACGCAGGTCGCCGCCTGGGAGAACGAAGTGGCGCCAGAGGTGGTGACCTACGAACAGCGGATGCGCGTGTACACCGCGCTTCGGCAGTCACACCTGCCAAAACTGGACGACGGGGGGATCGTTACCTTCGAGGAGCACCGTGGGACGATCGCGCTCACCGACGCGGCCGCCGAACTGGAGGTCTACCTCGACGTCGTTCCGCACGAGGACATCCCGTGGAGCAAGTACTATGCCGGACTTGGAATCCTCAGTCTCGGGTTCGTGGGGACGCTGTGGATCGGACTGCCGCCGTTTTCGTTCGTCGCTCCGCTCGGCGGGGCGTTGCTCGTCACGCTGCTCTTTACGATCTCCGCCGCGTTTCACGTCAGGTACGATCGGCGGATGCGACTCGGCGGCGACTCCGAGCCGCCGGTCGCGGAGGTGGAGCCATGA
- a CDS encoding quinone-dependent dihydroorotate dehydrogenase: protein MTLYSRVRPLAFTLPAETAHELGKRTLRGVQSTWPTRTALSYAYRYEHPALEVDLFDETFPNPVGVAAGFDKNAEVTHALAALGFGFVEIGTVTPYPQPGNDRPRLFRLREDEAMVNRMGFNGQGMERVKDRLERDGTPDVPVGVNIGKMNSSSESEAIEDYRRVFDRLSPFADYVVVNVSCPNTPEEFDEGSPAHLRSIFETLEAENDANVPVLVKISPDSPEESIFDLVDIVQAFDLDSIVATNTSTSREELKSPNREEWGGLSGKPIEDRSTAVVRSIAEYTDGDLPIVGVGGVDSAASAYAKIRAGASLVQLYTGFVYGGPSTAKRINRGLVELLERDGFASIEDAVGADLE, encoded by the coding sequence ATGACGCTGTACTCGCGGGTGCGCCCCCTCGCGTTCACACTCCCCGCCGAGACCGCCCACGAGCTCGGCAAGCGGACGCTCCGGGGCGTCCAGTCGACGTGGCCGACGCGGACCGCGCTGTCGTACGCCTACCGGTACGAGCATCCGGCACTCGAGGTCGACCTGTTCGACGAAACGTTCCCGAACCCCGTCGGCGTGGCGGCGGGCTTCGACAAGAACGCCGAGGTGACCCACGCCCTCGCGGCGCTCGGGTTCGGCTTCGTCGAGATCGGCACCGTCACGCCGTACCCGCAACCGGGGAACGACCGGCCCCGACTGTTCCGCCTCCGGGAGGACGAGGCGATGGTCAACCGGATGGGCTTCAACGGCCAGGGCATGGAGCGCGTGAAAGACCGCCTCGAGCGGGACGGCACGCCCGACGTGCCGGTGGGCGTCAATATCGGCAAGATGAACTCCTCCTCCGAATCCGAGGCGATCGAGGACTACCGCCGGGTCTTCGATCGGCTCTCGCCGTTCGCCGACTACGTCGTGGTGAACGTCTCCTGTCCGAACACGCCCGAAGAGTTCGACGAGGGATCGCCCGCACACCTCCGGTCGATCTTCGAGACGCTCGAGGCCGAGAACGACGCGAACGTGCCGGTCCTCGTCAAGATCAGCCCCGACTCGCCCGAGGAGTCGATCTTCGACCTCGTCGACATCGTCCAGGCGTTCGACCTCGACAGCATCGTCGCGACGAACACGTCGACGAGCAGGGAGGAGCTCAAGTCGCCGAACCGCGAGGAGTGGGGCGGCCTCAGCGGGAAGCCGATCGAAGACCGCTCCACCGCCGTCGTCCGATCGATCGCCGAGTACACGGACGGCGACCTGCCGATCGTCGGCGTCGGCGGCGTCGACTCGGCCGCGAGCGCCTACGCGAAGATCCGGGCCGGCGCCTCGCTCGTCCAGCTGTACACCGGGTTCGTCTACGGCGGTCCCTCGACCGCGAAGCGGATCAATCGCGGACTGGTCGAGTTGCTCGAGCGGGACGGGTTCGCCTCGATCGAGGACGCGGTCGGGGCGGATCTGGAGTAG
- a CDS encoding thiolase family protein: protein MPDHEPETNVVLVDGARTPHGTLLGSLADVEAVELGRIAIDGLLDRVSVAGEAVDWVGLGNAIQAGIGQVPGRQAVVESSLPNETQVTTVNEASGSGLRAIALAADRIDAGRADLAIAGGFESMTNAPWILPDYRKGRRHGDVEIKDSMILDSLWDVNLDVHMGEITERLVDRKGISREAQDEYALESHRLAAEAIDGGAFDDEIVPVETGGGTVTEDQGQRRDSTLADLAELPTAFREDGTITPGNASKLSDGAGTVLLADADAAADRGLEPMARLVDYDLVYRDPDEFNEAVGDVVEGLLDRNGLEAGDVDSYWINEAFAAQSVYVMDRLDIPREAMNPCGGAVAFGHPIGASGGMLATSLAYQLRDDPDVDRGLVGMSVGGGGAIMALLEAA from the coding sequence ATGCCGGACCACGAACCCGAGACGAACGTCGTGCTCGTCGACGGCGCACGAACGCCACACGGGACGCTCCTCGGCTCGCTCGCTGACGTCGAGGCCGTCGAACTGGGACGGATCGCGATCGACGGCCTGCTCGATCGCGTGTCCGTCGCGGGCGAGGCCGTCGACTGGGTGGGCCTCGGGAACGCCATCCAGGCTGGGATCGGGCAGGTGCCGGGGCGACAGGCCGTCGTCGAGTCGTCGCTTCCGAACGAGACCCAGGTCACGACGGTCAACGAGGCGTCTGGATCGGGACTGCGCGCGATCGCGCTCGCGGCCGATCGAATCGACGCCGGACGGGCCGACCTCGCGATCGCGGGCGGCTTCGAGTCGATGACCAACGCGCCGTGGATCCTGCCTGACTACCGGAAGGGGCGTCGCCACGGCGACGTCGAGATCAAGGACTCGATGATCCTCGATTCGCTATGGGATGTCAATCTCGACGTCCACATGGGCGAGATCACCGAGCGCCTGGTCGATCGAAAGGGGATCTCTCGCGAGGCCCAGGACGAGTACGCCCTCGAGAGCCACCGCCTGGCGGCCGAAGCGATCGACGGCGGCGCGTTCGACGACGAGATCGTTCCGGTCGAGACCGGCGGTGGGACCGTCACCGAGGACCAGGGCCAGCGCCGGGACTCGACGCTCGCGGACCTCGCGGAACTCCCGACGGCGTTCCGCGAAGACGGTACCATCACGCCCGGAAACGCCTCGAAGCTCAGCGACGGCGCGGGGACCGTCTTGCTCGCCGACGCGGACGCCGCGGCCGATCGGGGACTCGAACCGATGGCGCGACTCGTCGATTACGACCTCGTCTACCGCGACCCCGACGAGTTCAACGAGGCCGTCGGCGACGTCGTCGAGGGACTGCTCGATCGAAACGGGCTGGAAGCCGGAGACGTCGACAGCTACTGGATTAACGAGGCCTTCGCGGCCCAGTCGGTGTACGTCATGGACCGGCTCGACATCCCCCGCGAGGCGATGAATCCCTGCGGCGGTGCGGTCGCGTTCGGCCATCCGATCGGTGCCTCGGGCGGAATGCTCGCGACCAGTCTGGCCTACCAGCTGCGGGACGACCCGGACGTCGATCGCGGACTGGTGGGCATGAGCGTCGGCGGCGGCGGGGCGATCATGGCGCTGCTCGAAGCGGCCTGA
- a CDS encoding (2Fe-2S) ferredoxin domain-containing protein, producing MNRRTAQQRDRIGAQVLVCTTDRDSEYACCADAGADAVVAAVESWLRDRNAFWSPIAVTETACLGLCSADGTAIAIQPRDEWYSDVTVADVPDLLEREFGPDAASIDRRAADA from the coding sequence ATGAACCGTCGTACCGCCCAGCAACGCGATCGGATCGGCGCGCAGGTACTCGTCTGTACGACCGATCGCGACTCGGAGTACGCCTGCTGTGCTGACGCCGGCGCGGACGCGGTCGTGGCGGCCGTCGAATCGTGGCTCCGCGATCGGAACGCCTTCTGGTCGCCGATCGCGGTGACGGAAACGGCGTGTCTCGGCCTCTGTAGCGCGGACGGGACAGCGATCGCGATCCAGCCGCGAGACGAGTGGTACTCGGACGTGACCGTCGCGGACGTTCCCGATCTGCTCGAACGGGAGTTCGGTCCGGACGCGGCGTCGATCGATCGACGGGCCGCGGACGCGTAA
- a CDS encoding CbtA family protein, producing MLVDYLQRGVLAGTIGGVCYGGYLAAVANPLVEYMEELDHEAGHGHEHAHDATESAHAVSETTTAVVSVGSGVLWGILLGGLFALAFYFLEPALPGRGRVKAVVLAGAGFLTVSVTPWLVLPPATPGAEQALGPDARIVLYACLMVLGAIVATGSILGYRLTTARTGDWRVGVVAGVVPVVVTVAVLPLVTPTITTTPLPAALVTAFQGLTVLSQAALWAIVAASFAWLHDRARMVDDAASTKKEPIAA from the coding sequence ATGCTCGTCGATTACCTCCAGCGGGGCGTTCTCGCGGGAACGATCGGCGGGGTCTGCTACGGCGGCTACCTCGCCGCGGTGGCGAACCCGCTCGTCGAGTACATGGAAGAACTGGACCACGAGGCCGGTCACGGACACGAGCACGCACACGACGCAACTGAGTCCGCACACGCCGTCAGCGAGACGACGACGGCGGTCGTAAGCGTCGGGAGCGGAGTTCTCTGGGGGATCCTCCTCGGCGGTCTGTTCGCGCTCGCGTTCTACTTCCTCGAGCCGGCACTGCCCGGACGCGGTCGCGTCAAGGCCGTCGTGCTCGCCGGGGCCGGGTTCCTGACGGTCTCGGTCACTCCCTGGCTGGTGCTCCCGCCGGCGACGCCGGGAGCCGAACAGGCGCTCGGGCCGGACGCGCGTATCGTACTCTACGCCTGCCTGATGGTCCTCGGCGCGATCGTGGCGACAGGATCGATCCTCGGGTACAGGCTGACGACTGCGCGAACCGGTGACTGGCGCGTGGGCGTCGTGGCCGGGGTGGTTCCAGTCGTCGTGACCGTCGCCGTCCTGCCGCTCGTGACGCCGACGATCACCACGACCCCGCTGCCGGCCGCCCTGGTGACGGCGTTCCAGGGCCTGACCGTCCTCAGTCAGGCCGCGCTCTGGGCGATCGTGGCGGCCAGTTTCGCGTGGCTCCACGATCGCGCGCGGATGGTCGACGACGCGGCATCGACCAAGAAAGAGCCGATCGCGGCATGA
- a CDS encoding CbtB domain-containing protein, with protein MAATTDTVHDRIDTARADLTPIQLAAIVLFAAAIGFTLLFLQEPIAHDAMHNFRHGAGITCH; from the coding sequence ATGGCAGCGACGACCGACACCGTTCACGACCGAATCGACACCGCACGTGCAGACCTCACGCCGATCCAGTTGGCGGCAATCGTCCTCTTCGCCGCCGCGATCGGCTTTACGCTGCTGTTCCTGCAGGAACCGATCGCCCACGACGCGATGCACAACTTCCGGCACGGGGCCGGGATCACCTGCCACTGA
- a CDS encoding monovalent cation/H+ antiporter subunit E — protein sequence MAVERVLVPLSDTVTVRQTVGYAVRDALESADSLECHLVVALPYDADVPESDRQREDAEQLLSRARNWVEEDAEDADVTIETTIVGIDEYLFGPRDYAEIFEAYADDHGIDRIVLDPEYQPGVTAQMLQPLERELDRLGLAYDEAPVERPARHGRLVGTGKRFDRLFALFWISYGFYLVLGDPTYWFDLVTGAAVAGIVAVSLAQVTFSVPLDRVQSPIRTVRFVAYIPYLLWEIVKANIAVSIVILRPSMPIEPTLTRVNARVRSGLPLLALANSITLTPGTLTVRANDQQLLVHTLIPSAREDLFDGGLERAIRFVFYGRESSRIPSPRERDDAEIVGGDEL from the coding sequence ATGGCGGTTGAACGCGTGCTCGTCCCGCTGTCGGACACGGTGACCGTCCGGCAAACGGTCGGCTACGCGGTCCGGGACGCTCTCGAGTCGGCCGATTCGCTCGAGTGTCACCTCGTCGTCGCCTTGCCCTACGACGCCGACGTCCCGGAGAGCGACCGGCAACGTGAGGACGCCGAGCAGTTGCTCTCGCGGGCGCGAAACTGGGTCGAGGAGGACGCCGAAGACGCCGACGTGACGATCGAAACGACGATAGTCGGCATCGACGAGTACCTCTTCGGACCCCGTGATTACGCCGAGATTTTCGAGGCGTACGCCGACGACCACGGGATCGACCGCATCGTCCTCGATCCGGAGTACCAGCCCGGCGTTACCGCACAGATGCTCCAGCCCCTCGAACGCGAACTCGATCGTCTCGGATTGGCGTACGACGAGGCACCGGTCGAACGGCCGGCCCGTCACGGGCGACTCGTCGGAACCGGGAAGCGCTTCGACCGGCTGTTCGCCCTCTTCTGGATCTCTTATGGCTTCTATCTCGTCCTCGGGGATCCGACCTACTGGTTCGATCTCGTCACCGGCGCGGCGGTCGCCGGCATCGTCGCCGTCTCGCTCGCGCAGGTGACCTTTTCGGTGCCGCTCGATCGGGTTCAGTCCCCGATCCGGACCGTCCGGTTCGTCGCCTACATCCCGTACCTGCTCTGGGAGATCGTCAAGGCCAACATCGCGGTCTCGATCGTGATCCTCCGGCCGTCGATGCCGATCGAGCCGACGCTGACGCGGGTCAACGCTCGCGTCAGGAGCGGCCTGCCGCTGCTCGCGCTCGCGAACAGCATCACGCTCACGCCGGGGACGCTGACGGTCCGGGCCAACGACCAGCAGTTGCTCGTCCACACGCTGATCCCGTCGGCCCGCGAGGATCTCTTCGACGGCGGCCTGGAACGGGCGATCCGGTTCGTCTTCTACGGTCGCGAGTCGTCCAGAATCCCCTCCCCGCGGGAACGCGACGACGCCGAGATCGTCGGAGGTGACGAGCTGTGA
- a CDS encoding cation:proton antiporter: MTPVPLSEVFLATATLFVVLAIAMFYRAVAGPTTQDRLLAVNVLGTNTVVILALLAAALDQPWFLDVALIYALLNFLMSIAISKFTVERGGVL; this comes from the coding sequence GTGACGCCCGTTCCGCTCTCCGAGGTCTTTCTCGCGACCGCGACGCTGTTCGTCGTGCTCGCGATCGCGATGTTCTACCGCGCCGTCGCGGGACCGACGACGCAGGATCGCCTGCTCGCCGTGAACGTGCTCGGGACGAACACGGTCGTGATCCTCGCCCTGCTGGCGGCGGCGCTCGACCAGCCGTGGTTCTTGGACGTCGCGCTGATCTATGCCCTGCTGAACTTCCTGATGTCGATCGCCATCTCGAAGTTCACTGTCGAGCGGGGTGGTGTGCTGTGA